A window of the Dickeya dianthicola NCPPB 453 genome harbors these coding sequences:
- the dppA gene encoding dipeptide ABC transporter periplasmic-binding protein DppA: MAKSLMKSRVLKFSLGLLALSVAAGVQAKTLVYCSEGSPEGFNPQLFTSGTTFDASSIPIYNRLVEFKNGTTEIEPGLAEKWDISADGKTYTFHLRKDVKWQDNKDFKPSRTFNADDVLFSFQRQIDANHPFHKVSGGSYEYFEGMGMPDLIGKIEKVDDYTVRFQLTRAEAPFLADLAMDFASIMSAEYGDKMLKAGSPEKIDLDPIGTGPFQLQQYQKDSRILYKRFDSFWGTKPGIDRLVFSITPDASVRYAKLQKDECQVMPYPNPADLTNMKQDKNIELLQKPGLNVGYLSFNVEKKPLDNVKIRQALTYAVNKQAIIEAVYQGAGQAAKNLIPPTMWGYNDDVKDYAYDPAKAKALLKEAGMENGFEIDLWAMPVQRPYNPNARRMAEMIQADWAKVGVKAKIVTYEWGEYLKRAKSGEHQTVLMGWTGDNGDPDNFLATLFSCDAAKKGSNYSKWCYKPFEDLIQPARAVSDQAKRIELYKQAQVVMHDQAPALIVAHSTVYEPIRKNVKGYVIEPRGVHSFNHVSVD; the protein is encoded by the coding sequence ATGGCTAAATCCCTGATGAAATCAAGGGTGCTGAAATTCAGCCTTGGTTTGCTGGCGCTGTCTGTTGCCGCTGGTGTACAGGCAAAAACCCTGGTGTATTGCTCAGAAGGTTCTCCGGAAGGTTTTAACCCGCAGTTGTTCACGTCTGGTACTACTTTTGACGCCAGCTCCATTCCTATTTACAACCGTCTGGTTGAGTTCAAAAACGGCACCACGGAAATTGAACCGGGTCTGGCCGAAAAATGGGATATCAGCGCCGACGGCAAAACCTATACCTTCCACCTGCGTAAAGACGTGAAGTGGCAGGACAACAAAGATTTTAAACCGAGCCGTACCTTCAACGCTGACGACGTGCTGTTCTCCTTCCAGCGTCAGATTGACGCTAACCACCCGTTCCACAAAGTTTCCGGCGGCAGCTACGAATACTTTGAAGGCATGGGTATGCCGGACCTGATCGGCAAAATCGAGAAAGTGGATGATTATACCGTCCGTTTCCAACTGACCCGCGCCGAAGCGCCGTTCCTGGCCGACCTGGCGATGGACTTTGCCTCCATCATGTCCGCCGAGTATGGCGACAAAATGCTGAAAGCCGGTTCGCCGGAGAAAATCGACCTGGACCCGATCGGCACCGGTCCGTTCCAGTTGCAGCAGTACCAGAAAGATTCCCGCATCCTCTACAAACGTTTTGACAGCTTCTGGGGCACCAAGCCGGGTATCGATCGTCTGGTGTTCTCGATTACGCCGGATGCGTCCGTGCGTTACGCCAAGCTGCAAAAAGACGAATGTCAGGTGATGCCGTACCCGAACCCGGCCGATCTGACCAACATGAAGCAGGACAAGAACATTGAACTGCTGCAGAAGCCGGGCCTGAACGTGGGCTACCTGTCGTTCAACGTTGAAAAGAAACCGCTGGATAACGTGAAAATTCGTCAGGCGCTGACTTACGCGGTGAACAAGCAGGCGATTATCGAAGCGGTGTATCAGGGTGCCGGTCAGGCCGCGAAAAACCTGATTCCGCCGACCATGTGGGGCTATAACGACGACGTTAAGGATTACGCTTATGATCCGGCCAAAGCCAAAGCGCTGCTGAAAGAAGCGGGTATGGAAAACGGCTTCGAAATCGACCTGTGGGCGATGCCGGTACAGCGTCCGTACAACCCGAATGCCCGCCGCATGGCGGAGATGATTCAGGCTGACTGGGCGAAAGTGGGTGTGAAAGCCAAGATAGTCACCTACGAGTGGGGCGAGTACCTCAAACGTGCGAAATCCGGCGAACACCAGACCGTGCTGATGGGTTGGACCGGCGACAACGGGGATCCGGATAACTTCCTGGCGACGTTGTTCAGCTGCGACGCGGCGAAAAAAGGCTCCAACTACTCCAAGTGGTGTTACAAGCCGTTCGAAGACCTGATCCAGCCGGCTCGCGCGGTGTCCGATCAGGCTAAACGTATCGAACTGTACAAGCAGGCGCAGGTTGTGATGCACGATCAGGCTCCGGCGTTGATTGTGGCGCACTCCACCGTGTATGAACCGATCCGTAAAAACGTGAAAGGCTACGTTATCGAGCCGCGCGGCGTGCATAGCTTCAATCACGTATCAGTAGATTAA
- the dppB gene encoding dipeptide ABC transporter permease DppB — MLQFILRRLGLVIPTFIGITLLTFAFVHLIPGDPVMIMAGERGISPERHAQLMAELGLDKPLWDQYLHYINGVLHGDLGMSLKSRIPVWDEFVPRFKATLELGVCAMIFAVIVGIPVGVLAAVKRGSVFDHTAVSIALTGYSMPIFWWGMMLIMLVSVQLNLTPVSGRVGDTVFLDDALPLSGFMLIDTLIWGADGDFKDAVMHMVLPAVVLGTIPLAVIVRMTRSAMLEVLGEDYIRTARAKGLSRLRVIVVHALRNAMLPVVTVIGLQVGTMLAGAILTETIFSWPGLGRWLIDALQRRDYPVVQSGVLLVATMIILVNLLVDLLYGVVNPRIRHKK, encoded by the coding sequence ATGTTGCAGTTCATACTCCGTCGTTTGGGGCTGGTTATCCCAACGTTTATCGGTATTACCCTACTGACTTTCGCTTTCGTGCATTTGATCCCCGGCGACCCGGTGATGATCATGGCAGGAGAGCGCGGAATTTCGCCGGAGCGCCACGCGCAGTTGATGGCGGAACTGGGGCTGGACAAGCCGCTCTGGGATCAATACCTCCACTACATCAACGGTGTGTTGCACGGCGATCTGGGCATGTCCCTGAAGAGCCGCATCCCGGTCTGGGACGAATTCGTGCCGCGTTTCAAAGCCACGCTGGAACTGGGCGTCTGCGCGATGATTTTCGCGGTGATCGTCGGCATTCCGGTCGGGGTGCTGGCGGCGGTCAAACGTGGTTCCGTGTTCGATCATACCGCGGTCAGCATCGCGCTGACCGGTTACTCCATGCCGATTTTCTGGTGGGGCATGATGTTGATTATGCTGGTGTCGGTGCAACTGAATCTGACGCCGGTTTCCGGCCGGGTGGGCGACACCGTGTTTCTGGATGACGCCTTGCCGCTGAGCGGCTTTATGCTGATCGATACCTTAATCTGGGGCGCGGACGGTGACTTCAAAGACGCCGTGATGCACATGGTGTTGCCGGCGGTGGTGCTCGGCACCATTCCGCTGGCGGTGATTGTACGTATGACGCGCTCGGCGATGCTGGAAGTGCTGGGCGAGGATTATATCCGCACCGCCCGCGCCAAGGGTCTGAGCCGCCTGCGGGTGATTGTGGTGCATGCGTTGCGCAACGCCATGCTGCCGGTGGTGACGGTGATTGGCTTGCAGGTGGGCACCATGCTGGCTGGCGCTATCCTCACTGAAACCATCTTCTCCTGGCCGGGGCTGGGCCGCTGGCTGATCGACGCCCTGCAACGCCGCGACTATCCGGTGGTGCAGAGCGGGGTGTTGCTGGTCGCCACCATGATCATTCTGGTGAACCTGCTGGTGGATCTGCTTTACGGCGTGGTGAACCCGCGCATCCGGCACAAGAAATAA
- the dppC gene encoding dipeptide ABC transporter permease DppC yields MTHVTESAATTAPKPMTPLQEFWHYFKRNKGAVVGLAYIILMLVLAVGASVLAPHAPAEQFRDALLKPPVWQDGGSWQYILGTDDVGRDVLSRLMYGARLSLLVGCLVVVMSLVLGVVFGLVAGYFGGTVDAAIMRLVDIMLALPSLLLALVLVAIFGPSIVNASLALTFVSLPHYVRLTRAAVLVEVNRDYVTASRVAGAGPLRQMFVNILPNCLAPLIVQASMGFSNAILDMAALGFLGMGAQPPTPEWGTMLSDVLQFAQSAWWVVTFPGLAILLTVLAFNLMGDGLRDALDPKLKQ; encoded by the coding sequence ATGACTCACGTTACCGAATCCGCAGCGACGACTGCGCCGAAGCCGATGACCCCGTTGCAGGAGTTCTGGCACTATTTCAAACGTAATAAAGGGGCCGTGGTCGGCCTGGCCTATATCATTCTGATGCTGGTGCTGGCGGTTGGCGCCAGCGTGCTGGCGCCGCATGCGCCGGCCGAGCAGTTCCGCGACGCGTTGCTTAAACCACCGGTATGGCAGGACGGCGGCAGCTGGCAGTACATTCTGGGAACTGACGATGTGGGCCGCGATGTGCTGTCGCGCCTGATGTACGGCGCGCGCCTGTCGCTGCTGGTGGGCTGTCTGGTGGTGGTGATGTCGCTTGTCCTCGGCGTCGTCTTCGGTCTGGTCGCCGGTTACTTCGGCGGCACGGTCGATGCCGCCATCATGCGTCTGGTGGATATCATGCTGGCGCTGCCGAGCCTGCTGCTGGCGCTGGTGCTGGTGGCGATTTTCGGGCCGTCGATCGTCAATGCGTCGCTGGCGCTGACCTTCGTGTCGCTGCCGCACTACGTGCGCCTGACCCGCGCCGCGGTGCTGGTGGAAGTCAACCGCGACTACGTCACCGCCTCGCGCGTGGCGGGTGCCGGTCCGCTGCGCCAGATGTTCGTCAACATTTTACCTAACTGCCTGGCGCCGTTGATCGTGCAGGCATCAATGGGTTTTTCCAACGCCATTCTCGACATGGCCGCGCTTGGGTTCCTCGGCATGGGCGCACAGCCGCCCACACCGGAATGGGGCACCATGCTTTCCGACGTGCTGCAATTTGCGCAGAGCGCCTGGTGGGTGGTGACGTTCCCCGGTCTGGCGATTCTGCTGACGGTATTGGCATTTAACCTGATGGGGGACGGCCTGCGTGATGCTCTCGACCCCAAACTCAAGCAGTAA
- the dppD gene encoding dipeptide ABC transporter ATP-binding protein: MALLNVEKLSVHFGDEGLPFRAVDRISYQVEQGQVVGIVGESGSGKSVSSLAIMGLIDFPGKVMADRLEFNQRDLQTLSDKERRQLVGAEVAMIFQDPMTSLNPCYTVGFQIMEAIKVHQGGNRKTRRQRAIDLLNQVGIPDPESRLDVYPHQLSGGMSQRVMIAMAIACRPKLLIADEPTTALDVTIQAQIIELLLELQHKENMALILITHDLALVAEAAHHIIVMYAGQVVESGKAADIFRAPRHPYTQALLRALPEFAVDKSRLASLPGVVPGKYDRPNGCLLNPRCPYASDRCRQEEPEMRDIPGRQVKCHTPLDDAGRPTV, encoded by the coding sequence ATGGCGTTACTCAACGTAGAGAAACTGTCCGTTCACTTTGGCGACGAGGGGCTGCCGTTTCGCGCGGTAGACCGCATCAGCTATCAGGTGGAACAAGGGCAGGTGGTCGGCATCGTCGGCGAGTCCGGCTCCGGCAAGTCCGTCAGTTCGCTGGCGATCATGGGGTTGATTGATTTCCCCGGCAAGGTGATGGCCGACCGGCTGGAGTTCAACCAGCGCGACTTGCAGACGTTGTCCGACAAGGAACGGCGTCAGCTGGTGGGGGCGGAAGTGGCGATGATCTTCCAGGACCCGATGACCAGCCTCAACCCTTGCTACACCGTGGGTTTCCAGATTATGGAAGCCATCAAGGTGCATCAGGGCGGCAACCGCAAAACCCGCCGCCAGCGGGCAATCGACCTGTTGAATCAGGTGGGCATTCCCGACCCGGAATCCCGGCTGGATGTGTATCCGCACCAGCTGTCGGGCGGGATGAGCCAGCGCGTGATGATCGCGATGGCGATCGCCTGTCGGCCGAAGCTGTTGATAGCAGACGAACCGACGACGGCGCTGGACGTGACCATTCAGGCGCAGATCATCGAACTGCTGCTGGAGTTGCAGCACAAAGAGAACATGGCGCTGATCCTGATTACCCACGATCTGGCGCTGGTGGCGGAAGCGGCGCACCACATCATCGTGATGTACGCCGGGCAGGTGGTGGAATCCGGCAAGGCGGCGGACATTTTCCGCGCTCCGCGTCACCCTTATACCCAGGCGCTGCTGCGCGCGCTGCCGGAATTCGCGGTGGACAAGTCCCGTCTGGCGTCGCTGCCGGGCGTGGTGCCGGGCAAGTACGACAGGCCAAACGGCTGTCTGCTCAATCCGCGCTGTCCGTACGCCAGCGATCGCTGCCGTCAGGAAGAGCCTGAGATGCGGGACATCCCCGGTCGTCAGGTGAAATGTCATACACCGCTGGATGATGCGGGGAGGCCAACCGTATGA
- the dppF gene encoding dipeptide ABC transporter ATP-binding subunit DppF, whose amino-acid sequence MSQTMNAAGQPYLLQAIDLKKHYPVKKGLFASERLVKALDGVSFTLERGKTLAVVGESGCGKSTLGRLLTMIETPSHGELYYQGQDLLKPDPAAQKLRRQKIQIVFQNPYASLNPRKKVGQILEEPLVINTDLSKAERREKALAMMAKVGLKTEHYDRYPHMFSGGQRQRIAIARGLMLDPDVVIADEPVSALDVSVRAQVLNLMMDLQQDLGLSYVFISHDLSVVEHIADEVMVMYLGRCVEKGSKDAIFSNPRHPYTQALLSATPRLNPDARRERIKLTGELPSPLSPPPGCAFNARCRHRFGTCTQLQPQLKPHGEQLVACFAVEQEDSQVS is encoded by the coding sequence ATGAGCCAGACCATGAATGCCGCCGGGCAGCCGTACCTGCTACAGGCGATTGATTTGAAAAAACACTACCCGGTGAAAAAAGGGTTGTTCGCGTCGGAGCGGCTGGTCAAAGCGCTGGATGGCGTCTCTTTTACACTGGAGCGCGGCAAGACGCTGGCGGTGGTGGGCGAGTCCGGCTGCGGCAAGTCTACGCTGGGCCGTTTGCTGACCATGATTGAAACCCCGTCGCACGGCGAGCTGTATTATCAGGGCCAGGACCTGCTCAAGCCGGACCCGGCGGCGCAGAAGCTGCGTCGGCAGAAAATTCAGATCGTGTTCCAGAATCCGTATGCGTCGCTCAATCCGCGTAAAAAGGTCGGTCAGATCCTGGAAGAGCCGCTGGTGATCAACACCGATCTCAGCAAGGCGGAACGCCGCGAGAAAGCGCTGGCGATGATGGCGAAAGTCGGCCTGAAAACCGAGCACTACGACCGCTATCCGCACATGTTTTCCGGCGGCCAGCGCCAGCGTATCGCCATCGCCCGCGGGCTGATGCTCGACCCGGACGTGGTGATCGCCGACGAACCGGTGTCCGCGCTGGACGTGTCGGTGCGCGCGCAGGTGCTGAACCTGATGATGGACTTGCAGCAGGATCTGGGGCTGTCTTACGTGTTCATCTCGCACGACCTGTCGGTGGTGGAGCACATCGCCGATGAAGTGATGGTGATGTATCTGGGCCGCTGTGTGGAGAAAGGCAGCAAAGACGCGATTTTCAGCAACCCGCGCCACCCGTACACCCAGGCGTTGTTGTCCGCCACGCCGCGCCTGAACCCGGACGCCCGCCGCGAACGCATCAAGCTGACCGGCGAGCTGCCAAGCCCGCTCAGTCCGCCGCCGGGCTGCGCCTTCAACGCCCGCTGCCGGCACCGTTTCGGCACCTGCACCCAGCTACAGCCGCAACTGAAACCGCACGGCGAGCAACTGGTCGCCTGCTTCGCGGTAGAGCAGGAAGACAGCCAGGTAAGCTGA
- a CDS encoding helix-turn-helix domain-containing protein — MRKHRKLSVDALARQSGVPNSTIRKFEATGNISLRQFLMLYEVLGNLNDLNTLTHQAYTPTSIEEVLKNA; from the coding sequence ATGCGCAAACATCGCAAACTCTCTGTCGATGCGCTGGCCCGACAGTCCGGTGTTCCCAACAGCACTATCCGCAAATTTGAAGCTACGGGTAACATCTCGCTCAGACAGTTTCTGATGTTGTACGAAGTTCTGGGCAACCTGAACGATCTCAACACGCTTACCCATCAGGCGTATACACCGACCAGCATCGAAGAGGTTCTCAAAAATGCTTAG
- the bcsO gene encoding cellulose biosynthesis protein BcsO, producing MKSYDDMQRFKDKAQIKDINFRDMSGQVLQSETVVWPIMKQLLRNQTGDDTLSGAQPVSIAQPVPASQHALSAPALPSSSSRRVTPSSSLHADPSGSNQHALFNAIAASLPPAEAVSAPVPHPAAPTPAPQPAILAMETAQPEAVSPHPLVSASAVSEASTASDAGRFRQLFSHRRHDEIHSVSKTMLLKPLLEKIALCR from the coding sequence ATGAAAAGTTATGATGATATGCAGCGCTTTAAGGACAAAGCCCAGATAAAAGACATTAATTTCAGGGATATGTCCGGCCAGGTATTGCAATCTGAAACCGTAGTCTGGCCGATTATGAAACAGCTGTTGCGCAATCAGACCGGTGACGACACGCTATCTGGCGCGCAACCGGTGAGCATCGCGCAGCCTGTGCCAGCGAGCCAACACGCCCTGTCCGCGCCTGCGTTGCCTTCGTCGTCGTCCCGCCGCGTAACGCCATCATCTAGCTTGCATGCTGACCCTTCCGGAAGCAATCAGCACGCCCTGTTTAACGCGATTGCCGCATCGCTGCCGCCTGCTGAGGCGGTATCGGCGCCCGTGCCGCACCCGGCAGCGCCGACGCCGGCACCACAGCCGGCGATTCTGGCGATGGAAACGGCGCAGCCTGAAGCGGTGAGCCCGCATCCGTTGGTGTCTGCATCGGCGGTGAGCGAGGCGAGCACTGCATCAGACGCCGGCCGGTTCCGCCAGTTATTCAGTCACCGCCGCCATGATGAAATCCATTCGGTATCCAAGACCATGCTGCTGAAACCCTTGCTGGAGAAAATTGCGTTATGCCGTTAG
- the bcsQ gene encoding cellulose biosynthesis protein BcsQ — translation MPLVCVCSPKGGVGKTTVAANLAYALARGGSKVLAIDFDVQNALRLHFGVPLGDERGYVAKSDDAADWSQSILTTDDNIFVLPYGSVTEDQRLTFEHNLVSDPLFLKRGLSTVMNYPGLVIVADFPPGPSPALKAMTDLADLHLMVMMADTASLSLMPFIEDNKLTGQHLNRKKGYYLLLNQTDNRRTISSQVSSFVQQRMPDKLIGSVHRDESVAEANASQRSIFDFSPVSAAAFDIELIGKRVAALLDIRIGTGEVHADFPAYQTVPAS, via the coding sequence ATGCCGTTAGTTTGTGTTTGTTCTCCGAAAGGTGGCGTCGGCAAAACCACCGTGGCGGCTAATTTGGCCTATGCGCTGGCCCGCGGGGGCAGCAAGGTGCTGGCGATTGATTTCGATGTGCAGAACGCTCTGCGCCTGCATTTTGGCGTGCCGCTCGGCGATGAGCGCGGTTATGTCGCTAAATCTGACGACGCGGCGGACTGGAGCCAGTCTATCCTGACCACCGACGATAATATTTTCGTGTTGCCTTACGGCAGCGTCACCGAAGATCAACGGCTGACGTTTGAGCATAATCTGGTAAGCGATCCACTATTTCTCAAGCGAGGCCTCAGCACGGTGATGAACTACCCGGGATTGGTGATTGTGGCGGATTTTCCGCCCGGACCGAGTCCGGCGCTGAAGGCCATGACCGACCTGGCCGACCTGCATCTGATGGTGATGATGGCGGACACCGCGTCGTTGTCGCTGATGCCGTTTATCGAAGACAATAAACTGACCGGTCAGCATCTGAACCGGAAAAAGGGTTACTACCTGCTGCTGAATCAGACGGATAACCGCCGCACGATCAGCAGCCAGGTTTCGTCGTTTGTTCAGCAGCGTATGCCGGACAAACTGATTGGCAGCGTACACCGTGACGAGAGTGTCGCTGAAGCCAATGCCTCCCAACGCTCCATTTTTGATTTCAGCCCGGTCTCTGCCGCTGCGTTTGATATTGAACTTATCGGAAAACGCGTTGCGGCTCTGCTGGATATCAGGATTGGCACCGGAGAAGTTCACGCCGATTTTCCAGCTTATCAGACTGTCCCGGCCAGCTAA
- the bcsA gene encoding UDP-forming cellulose synthase catalytic subunit has protein sequence MKKILFLTLLLLLLPIAAVIVITPMDSEKQYIFGLISLALMFLLGLSKRRQVTIILIVLSILTSTRYIYWRATETLHFNSEIEAILGIGLFIAELYVWVILLLGFLQTAWPLERVIEPMPEDTRLWPTVDVYIPTYNESLDVVRDTVLAAQCIDYPRDKMKIYLLDDGRRSEFAVFASQAGVGYITRDNNAHAKAGNLNHALKLTQGELICVFDCDHVAKRIFLQATVGPFLSDPKLALLQTPHYFYSPDPFERNLRAARDMPNEGALFYGPVQQGNDLWNAAFFCGSCAVIRRAALDEIGGFAVETVTEDAHTAIKMQRRGWKSAFLSIPLAAGLATERLVLHVIQRTRWARGMTQIFRVDNPLLGRGLTWQQRLCYLNAILHFQFGLPRVVFLTAPLAYLLFNLNIIHASAAMIFAYALPHLVVSMYLNSRMNGRYRHSFWSEIYETVMAFHLVIPTIVTLFSPTRGKFNVTDKGGLLDEGFFDFCIVRPHIVAAILLGAGVVAGITRIVAHDYFNVDPYVMVLNVAWALISLLTLLAAIAVARETKQVRKTIRIDVDVPAIIHYASGIASRATTINLSMGGVQLKAPDQRHQADEIEAVELLLQSSEICLPVQLVAADDDIIRLRFVDIPLAQRRALVRVVLSRADAWMNPPRPQDRPLHSLWAVVRTVCAFFWMSLRGRSKKADLKKEDVAA, from the coding sequence ATGAAAAAAATCCTGTTTTTAACGTTGTTATTGTTATTGCTACCGATTGCGGCGGTGATTGTCATTACCCCGATGGACAGTGAAAAACAATATATATTCGGGCTGATCAGTCTGGCGCTGATGTTTTTGCTGGGGCTGAGCAAGCGCCGGCAGGTAACAATCATACTGATTGTTCTGTCGATATTGACCTCGACCCGCTATATATACTGGCGGGCAACGGAAACCCTGCATTTTAATTCTGAAATTGAAGCCATTCTCGGCATCGGGTTATTTATCGCCGAGCTCTATGTCTGGGTCATTTTGTTATTAGGCTTTCTCCAGACCGCCTGGCCGCTGGAGCGCGTCATTGAGCCGATGCCGGAAGACACCCGGTTATGGCCGACGGTGGATGTGTATATCCCCACCTATAACGAAAGCCTGGATGTGGTGCGTGATACGGTGCTGGCCGCGCAATGCATCGACTACCCGCGCGACAAAATGAAAATCTATCTGCTGGATGACGGCAGGCGCAGCGAGTTTGCCGTGTTCGCCTCGCAGGCCGGCGTCGGTTATATCACCCGCGATAACAACGCGCACGCCAAGGCCGGGAACCTCAACCACGCGCTCAAACTGACGCAGGGCGAACTGATCTGCGTGTTTGACTGCGACCACGTCGCCAAGCGCATTTTTTTACAGGCCACGGTGGGCCCGTTCCTGTCGGACCCGAAACTGGCGCTGTTGCAGACGCCGCATTACTTCTATTCGCCGGACCCGTTCGAGCGCAACCTGCGCGCGGCACGCGATATGCCGAACGAAGGCGCGTTGTTTTACGGACCGGTGCAACAAGGCAATGACCTCTGGAACGCCGCCTTTTTCTGCGGCTCCTGTGCGGTGATCCGCCGCGCGGCGCTGGATGAGATCGGCGGTTTTGCGGTAGAAACCGTGACGGAAGACGCGCACACCGCCATCAAAATGCAGCGCAGGGGCTGGAAATCCGCCTTTTTGTCGATTCCGCTGGCGGCGGGGCTGGCGACTGAACGGCTGGTGCTGCACGTGATTCAGCGTACCCGCTGGGCGCGCGGCATGACGCAGATTTTCCGGGTCGACAACCCGCTGTTAGGGCGTGGGCTGACCTGGCAGCAACGGTTGTGCTACCTCAACGCCATTCTGCATTTCCAGTTCGGCCTGCCGCGCGTGGTGTTCCTGACCGCACCGCTGGCCTACCTACTGTTCAATCTCAATATTATTCATGCCTCGGCGGCGATGATCTTCGCGTACGCGCTACCGCATCTGGTGGTGTCGATGTACCTCAACTCGCGCATGAACGGGCGTTACCGCCACAGCTTCTGGAGCGAGATTTACGAAACGGTGATGGCGTTTCATCTGGTTATTCCGACGATCGTCACCCTGTTCTCGCCGACGCGCGGCAAATTCAACGTGACCGACAAAGGCGGGTTGCTGGATGAAGGCTTTTTTGATTTCTGCATCGTGCGGCCGCACATCGTTGCCGCGATTTTGCTGGGCGCAGGCGTGGTGGCCGGTATTACCCGCATCGTCGCCCATGATTATTTCAATGTTGACCCTTACGTGATGGTGCTGAACGTGGCGTGGGCGCTGATCAGCCTGTTGACGCTGTTGGCGGCGATCGCCGTGGCACGCGAAACCAAACAGGTGCGCAAAACCATCCGCATCGATGTGGATGTGCCCGCCATCATCCATTACGCCAGCGGCATCGCGTCGCGCGCCACCACCATCAACCTGTCGATGGGCGGGGTGCAGCTCAAAGCGCCGGATCAGCGCCATCAAGCCGATGAGATTGAAGCGGTTGAGCTGTTGCTGCAATCCAGCGAAATCTGCCTGCCGGTGCAGTTGGTGGCGGCGGATGACGACATCATTCGCCTGCGATTCGTCGATATTCCGTTGGCGCAGCGCCGGGCGCTGGTGCGAGTGGTATTGTCGCGCGCGGATGCCTGGATGAATCCGCCCCGGCCGCAGGACCGCCCCCTGCATTCGTTGTGGGCGGTGGTGCGCACCGTTTGCGCGTTCTTCTGGATGAGTTTGCGAGGTCGCAGCAAGAAAGCGGACCTGAAGAAAGAGGACGTCGCCGCATGA